In the genome of Nycticebus coucang isolate mNycCou1 chromosome 12, mNycCou1.pri, whole genome shotgun sequence, one region contains:
- the LOC128561768 gene encoding NKG2-A/NKG2-B type II integral membrane protein-like isoform X2, which yields MDNQRVIYSDLNLLPNPRKQQRKSKSTKSSVSECEREITYAELRLQREAQDFQGDGKAYHCKGLPFPPEKLIAGILGIISLVLLFTVVTRLVIASTIAQRQSNSSQTIGNQKAYHCGCCPEEWFTYSSNCYYTSKELRPWNESSMACASKNSTLLYVDDEEEMKFLDSLSLWSWIGVFRQSSGHPWVSRNGSTFKLK from the exons ATGGATAACCAAAGAGTGATCTACTCTGACCTGAATCTTCTCCCAAACCCAAGGAAGCAGCAAAGAAAATCTAAGAGCACTAAAAGCTCCGTTTCAGAATGTGAACGAGAAATAACCTATGCGGAATTACGCCTTCAAAGAGAAGCTCAGGATTTTCAAGGGGATGGCAAAGCTTACCACTGCAAAG GTTTACCATTCCCTCCAGAGAAGCTCATTGCTGGGATCCTGGGAATCATCTCTCTTGTCTTACTGTTCACTGTGGTAACCAGACTTGTCATTGCCT CTACAATAGCCCAGAGGCAGAGCAATTCTTCGCAGACCATAGGAAATCAGAAAG CATATCACTGTGGTTGTTGTCCAGAGGAGTGGTTCACATATTCCAGCAATTGTTATTACACTAGTAAGGAATTAAGACCTTGGAATGAGAGTTCGATGGCCTGTGCTTCTAAGAACTCTACTCTGCTTTATGTAGACGATGAAGAAGAAATG AAATTTCTGGACTCCTTGTCACTTTGGTCATGGATTGGAGTCTTTCGTCAGAGCAGTGGTCATCCATGGGTGTCAAGAAATGGCTCAACTTTCAAACTtaa ATGA
- the LOC128561768 gene encoding NKG2-A/NKG2-B type II integral membrane protein-like isoform X1, translating to MDNQRVIYSDLNLLPNPRKQQRKSKSTKSSVSECEREITYAELRLQREAQDFQGDGKAYHCKGLPFPPEKLIAGILGIISLVLLFTVVTRLVIASTIAQRQSNSSQTIGNQKAYHCGCCPEEWFTYSSNCYYTSKELRPWNESSMACASKNSTLLYVDDEEEMKFLDSLSLWSWIGVFRQSSGHPWVSRNGSTFKLKIVEKNRGKCNCVVLTSLTLQSDECGSPKIYTCKHKL from the exons ATGGATAACCAAAGAGTGATCTACTCTGACCTGAATCTTCTCCCAAACCCAAGGAAGCAGCAAAGAAAATCTAAGAGCACTAAAAGCTCCGTTTCAGAATGTGAACGAGAAATAACCTATGCGGAATTACGCCTTCAAAGAGAAGCTCAGGATTTTCAAGGGGATGGCAAAGCTTACCACTGCAAAG GTTTACCATTCCCTCCAGAGAAGCTCATTGCTGGGATCCTGGGAATCATCTCTCTTGTCTTACTGTTCACTGTGGTAACCAGACTTGTCATTGCCT CTACAATAGCCCAGAGGCAGAGCAATTCTTCGCAGACCATAGGAAATCAGAAAG CATATCACTGTGGTTGTTGTCCAGAGGAGTGGTTCACATATTCCAGCAATTGTTATTACACTAGTAAGGAATTAAGACCTTGGAATGAGAGTTCGATGGCCTGTGCTTCTAAGAACTCTACTCTGCTTTATGTAGACGATGAAGAAGAAATG AAATTTCTGGACTCCTTGTCACTTTGGTCATGGATTGGAGTCTTTCGTCAGAGCAGTGGTCATCCATGGGTGTCAAGAAATGGCTCAACTTTCAAACTtaa AATAGTTGAAAAAAACCGTGGTAAATGTAACTGTGTTGTACTAACCTCACTTACACTTCAATCAGATGAATGTGGATCTCCAAAGATTTATACCTGTAAGCACAAGCTTTAG